The Polaribacter sp. HaHaR_3_91 genomic sequence CATCTTCAACATTGTCTCCTTGAGCATCTGCTTCTGGTTGACCTTGTTGTTCAGCTCCAGGATTTGCTCCTTCAGCACCACCTTGTGCAGCATACATCTCTTCAGATGCAACTTTCCAAGCTTCATTGATAGTTGCCAATGCAGTATCAATTGATGCTAAATCTTTAGATTCATGTGCAGCTTTTAATTCAACTAAAGCAGCTTCGATTGGTGCTTTTTTATCCGCAGATAATTTATCACCAAATTCTTTTAATTGCTTTTCTGTTTGAAAAATCATAGAATCTGCTTCGTTGATTTTTTCTGCAGTTTCTTTTGCAGCTTTATCAGCATCCGCATTTGCTTCTGCTTCTTCTCTCATTTTCTTGATATCATCTTCAGATAATCCAGAAGACGCTTCAATTCTAATCTCGTGAGATTTGTTTGTTCCTTTGTCTAAAGCAGAAACTTTAATAATACCATTGGCATCAATATCAAAAGTTACTTCTACTTGAGGTACACCTCTCTGTGCTGGTGGTAAACCATCTAAATGGAAACGACCAATTGTGTTGTTATCTGCAGCCATCGCTCTTTCACCTTGTAAAACGTGAATTTCTACTGATGGTTGATTGTCTACAGCTGTAGAGAATACTTGAGATTTTTTTGTAGGAATAGTAGTGTTTGCATCAATTAATTTTGTGAAAACATTCCCCATAGTTTCAATACCTAAAGATAAAGGTGTAACGTCTAATAACAATACATCTTTTACATCTCCAGATAAAACTCCACCTTGAATTGCAGCTCCTAAAGCAACAACTTCATCAGGGTTTACTCCTTTACTTGGTGTTTTTCCGAAGAATTTCTCAACAGCTTCTTGTACCGCAGGTATTCTTGTAGATCCACCAACCAATACGATTTCATCGATATCAGAGATTGTTAAATCTGCATTTCTTAAAGCAGTCTGACAAGGCTCGATAGTTCTTTTTACTAAATCGTCAATTAATTGCTCAAATTTAGATCTAGATAAAGTTCTTACTAAGTGTTTTGGTCCGCTAGCAGTAGCAGTAACATATGGTAAGTTAATTTCTGTAGAAGCAGAAGAAGATAATTCAATCTTCGCTTTTTCTGCAGCTTCTTTTAAACGTTGTAAAGACATTGGATCTTTACGTAAGTCTAAATCTTCATCCGCTTTAAACTCTTCTGCTAACCAGTTAATGATTTTTTCATCAACATCATCACCACCTAAATGTGTATCACCATCTGTAGCTAATACTTCAAAAACTCCGTCTCCTAATTCTAAGATAGAAACATCATGTGTTCCACCACCAAAATCAAAAACAACAATTTTCTTATCATCGTTAGATTTGTCTAAACCATACGCTAAAGCAGCAGCAGTTGGCTCGTTTATAATTCTTTTTACAGCTAAACCTGCAATTTCACCAGCTTCTTTTGTAGCTTGACGTTGTGCATCGTTAAAATATGCTGGTACTGTAATAACTGCTTCAGTAACCTCAGTTCCTAAATAGTCTTCAGCAGTTTTTTTCATTTTTTGTAACACCATTGCAGAAATTTCTTGCGGTGTATATAAACGACCATCAATATCTACTCTAGGTGTATCATTATCTCCTCTTACTACTTTATAAGGAACTCTTCCTGCTTCTTTAGAAGACTCAGAAAATTTGTTACCCATAAAACGTTTAATAGAATAAACAGTTTTTGTTGGGTTTGTTACAGCTTGTCTTTTAGCTGGGTCACCAATTTTACGTTCTCCTCCTTCTACAAAGGCAACGATAGATGGTGTAGTTCTTTTTCCTTCTGCGTTAGGGATTACAACTGGCTCATTTCCTTCCATTACAGAAACACAAGAGTTTGTTGTACCTAAATCAATTCCAATTATTTTACTCATAATATTTATTTTAATAAATTTTAATTCAATTTTACATTTTCTATTAGGCAAATGCTGTGCCAACCCCTTTTTGACTAGCAAATGTCAGTTATTTTAAAAAAATATTTTAAATAGATGTGACATTATGACATAAAGTGTATCTAATATATTGGATAGGAAGAATATTTGAATATAATTTTTAATTCCTTATATTTGGATAGTTCTATTTCATACAAAGTAAATCTATAAGTTATAAATCTAAAATTCTAAAAAAAATCATGAGTAAATTTGACGAAAAAGTAGCACAGTATTCTAAGTTTATGGACGATAAAGGTCTAAAATATGATTCAGACTTATTAAAAGCTGTAACAAAAGGACTAGGGCCATCTATTTATAAAAAAGATGCCGAAACCGTATCTGGTTCAGATGCAAAAGAATTGTTAACTGTTAAAAATAATTTTTTAATTAAAAAGTTAGGTCTAGCGGATGGTCCAAAATTAGATGAAGCGATTAATAAAGTTGTGGAAACAATTGGTAAATCTGAAAGAAATAAATATAGAGCTGTCGTTTACTATATGTTAGCGGTAGAATTTGGTAAGGAATCGATATATAACTAATATAAAATATATTTTTGATAATAAAATCCAACTCATTGAGTTGGATTTTTTACATTTACCGCTATTCTTAATTAAACTTTACGAATGTCGCAATTTATTAGTGTTTTTGATATGCTCAAAATAGGTGTTGGTCCCTCAAGTTCTCATACACTTGGCCCTTGGCGAGCTGCCGAACAATGGATCCTTCAATTAAAAGAAAATAATAACTTTGATTTGGTTGATGCTATTCAGGTAGATTTATATGGGTCTTTGTCTTTAACAGGAAAAGGACACGCTACCGATTTGGCAATTCAGTTAGGTTTAAGCGGTGCAGATCCAGAATACTTACCTATAGAAAACATTGCTACTATTATTGATGATATTAAAGATAAAAAAGTACTTTCATTAAATGCAGAAAAGGAAGTGCCTTTCTATAAAGAATCAATTGTTTTTAATAGAGCCTTTTTACCTTTTCATGCAAACGGAATTACTTTTAGAGGTTTTTTTAATGGTGATGAAGTTTCTACACAAACGTATTTTTCTATTGGAGGAGGTTTTATTGTGCAAGAAAATGATCATTTAGAAGAAGAAATAGAAATCAATAAAAAGAACTTTCCTTATCCAATCAATAGAGCTTTACAGCTTGAAGAATATTGTGAAAAAGAAAATTTATTAATTTCTGATATTGTTCTTTTAAATGAGTTAGAATTAAATTCTACAGAACATATAGATAAAGAGTTGCACAGAATTTGGGATACGATGTTAGAATGTATGCATACAGGCTGTCATACAGAAGGAAGGCTTCCTGGAGGTTTAAATGTAAAAAGACGTGCTTTTGATACGCATAAAAAATTAATAAAAGATACCAGTTATACAAACCCTAAAGAATGGCTTACTGCCATTAGAAGTACAGAAGTAAAATTTAGAGAGATTTTAAAATGGGTAAGTTGTTTTGCCCTTTCTGTAAATGAAGTAAATGCCGCTTTGGGTAGAGTAGTTACAGCGCCAACAAACGGAAGTGCTGGCGTAATACCTGCTGTTTTAATGTATTATATGGTGATAGAAAATCACGAAGCAGATTTTAGTCACGTTAAAAAGTTCTTATTAACAGCTGGCGAAATAGGGAGTATTTTTAAGAAAAATGCTACAATCTCTGCAGCAATGGGAGGTTGTCAGGCAGAAATAGGAGTGTCTTCTGCAATGGCAGCAGCTGCTTTAACAGAATTATTAGGCGGTACAGCAGCACAATGTTTGTCAGCTGCAGAAATTGCTATGGAACATCATTTAGGTTTAACCTGCGATCCTATTGCTGGTTTGGTACAAGTGCCTTGTATAGAACGTAATTCTATGGGTGCTATAAAAGCAATTCATGCCGCAGAAATTGCCTTAGAAACAGATCCAAAAGAAGCTTTGGTACATTTAGACAGTGTAATAGATACAATGTGGGAAACCGCAAAAGACATGAACAAAAATTACAAAGAAACGTCGGAAGGTGGTTTGGCAGTTACGGTTAGAATTGTAGATTGTTAATCATTTTGTAGGCAGTTTACAGTCTGTTTGTAACTGTTTACTGAAGACTGTTAACTGCGTACTGAATAACCTAAACTATTTTTACCTTGTAAAAACCAAATCATTTCCAGAAGATAATTCTTCAGAGAAACGGTATTTATCAATATTAAAACCTTTTAAATCTTCTATAGTTTTAACGTTATTATCTATAATATAGCGCACCATTAAACCACGTGCTTTTTTAGCATACGTCATCACAATTTTATATTCTCCATTTTTAAAATCTTTAAAAACAGGTGTAATCATTGGTACTTTTAAAACCTTTTTAGGAATTACTTTAAAGTATTCTGTACTTGCTAAATTTACTAATAATTCACCATCTTCTAATTCGTCATTCAAAGCATTGGCAACAGTATCGTCCCAAAATTTATACAAATTATCTTTGGTACCTACTTTTAAACGAGTTCCCATTTCTAAACGATAAGGCTGAATTAAATCTAAAGGTTTTAATAAGCCATACAAACCAGATAGAATTCTTAAGTTATTTTGTAATAATGGTATTTTCTCTTCTTCAATAGAATTCACATCAATTCCTTGAAAAACGGCACCTGTAAATGCATAAATAGCTTGTTTTGCATTTTCGGTTGTAAAAGGAGTTGCCCAAGATTGATTTCTATCATAATTTAAAGCAGACAAATCATCAGAAATTTTCATCAATTCAGATAAGTTTTTCTTAGAAAGTGTTTTTAGTTTCTTATTTAATTTTTCAGACTTATCTAAAAAACGAGGTTGCGTATGCAGACTTGTTGGTACTTTACTTTCGAAATCTAAAGATTTTGCTGGGGATATTATGATTTTCATGGTATGCTTTTATTGTAGTGTAAAAATACAATGGATAAGATAAATCGCAAACTTTTTAAGAATGTAATAACTGATACTTAAATAATAATTGTTTATATCTATTTTTTAGTTAGTTTTAAGTTTTAAAATCGACCAATATAACATGGGCAAATCTTTACTTTTTTTACCGGATATTTCAGGATTTACAGAATTTGTTCAAACCACAGAAGTGGAACACAGTCAGCATGTAATTTCAGAATTATTAGAAGTTTTAATAGCAGCAAATACAGAAGAGTTACAATTAGCAGAAGTAGAGGGTGATGCTTTATTTTTTTATAAAGAAAATGATGTGCCGTCTTTAGAACGGTTATTGGCTTTGTCAGAACATATATTTACCGCGTTTTATAGTCATTTAAAATTATTAGAAAAAAATAGAATCTGTCCTTGTAGTGCTTGTTCTTCTGCTCCTAAATTACAATTAAAAATTATTGCACATTGTGGCGAATTACAGTTTTTAACGGTTCAGAATAATAGAAAACCTTTTGGAAATGAGGTTATTGAGGCGCATCGTTTAATGAAAAATTCTGTTGATAGCGATAATTATGTTTTGTTTAGTAAAGAGTTAGCAAATACCATTGGTTTGTCTGGCAATTATCAATCAAAATTATACAAATTTGAAGAAGGGACTGATATTTATGATGGTAAACAATTAGATTATTTATTTTCTGTTATTGATAATAATAACTTAAAATTGAGATCATTTCTTACTGCTAATAAAGTTGTTTTTAACAAACCACCAAGTTTTATTCTAGAGAAGGAGTTTCCTGTTTCTGCTGCAGAATTGTTAGAAACTTTAACAAATTATGGTTACAGAAGTAAATGGAAGGAAGGTGTTGATGAAATTATATTTAATGTAAATGAAGTAACAAGATTAGGTTCTGAGCATGTGTGTGTGGTTAATGAAAAACATTTAGATTTTGTGGTAATCACTAAAGAAGTGAAACCAGGACAGTTGGTGTATGGAGAAATGACTAAGAGTCCAGTTCCTTTAGATGCATTATATCAATTTTATATTATAACACCATTAAGTGCTGATCGTTGTAAGTTGGTTCTAGAAACCTATTTAGAAGCAAAATCACCTTTAAAAAAGTTGGCTATTTTCTTAATAGTAAAAGCTGTGTTTAAGAAAAATGTAGCAAAAGGAATAGATACATTATTTGAATTATTAAGTTCTAAAAATGCAGTAAGTGAAACGATGTATGTAAAATAGATTTTTAGTATAATTGGTTCATTATAAGAGTGTTATAAAATAAAACAGCGATTTGTATCAAAATACAAATCGCTGTTTTATTTTATAAAATGGAAAGTAAAGCTATTTACTCTAAATCTACATCTTTAGAATTCTCAGAGTAGGTTCTCCATTTTTCTAGACATTCTGTAATATCTGTAGGTACTTCAGAATTAAAACG encodes the following:
- the dnaK gene encoding molecular chaperone DnaK; this translates as MSKIIGIDLGTTNSCVSVMEGNEPVVIPNAEGKRTTPSIVAFVEGGERKIGDPAKRQAVTNPTKTVYSIKRFMGNKFSESSKEAGRVPYKVVRGDNDTPRVDIDGRLYTPQEISAMVLQKMKKTAEDYLGTEVTEAVITVPAYFNDAQRQATKEAGEIAGLAVKRIINEPTAAALAYGLDKSNDDKKIVVFDFGGGTHDVSILELGDGVFEVLATDGDTHLGGDDVDEKIINWLAEEFKADEDLDLRKDPMSLQRLKEAAEKAKIELSSSASTEINLPYVTATASGPKHLVRTLSRSKFEQLIDDLVKRTIEPCQTALRNADLTISDIDEIVLVGGSTRIPAVQEAVEKFFGKTPSKGVNPDEVVALGAAIQGGVLSGDVKDVLLLDVTPLSLGIETMGNVFTKLIDANTTIPTKKSQVFSTAVDNQPSVEIHVLQGERAMAADNNTIGRFHLDGLPPAQRGVPQVEVTFDIDANGIIKVSALDKGTNKSHEIRIEASSGLSEDDIKKMREEAEANADADKAAKETAEKINEADSMIFQTEKQLKEFGDKLSADKKAPIEAALVELKAAHESKDLASIDTALATINEAWKVASEEMYAAQGGAEGANPGAEQQGQPEADAQGDNVEDVDFEEVK
- a CDS encoding DUF2853 family protein, with amino-acid sequence MSKFDEKVAQYSKFMDDKGLKYDSDLLKAVTKGLGPSIYKKDAETVSGSDAKELLTVKNNFLIKKLGLADGPKLDEAINKVVETIGKSERNKYRAVVYYMLAVEFGKESIYN
- a CDS encoding L-serine ammonia-lyase, with amino-acid sequence MSQFISVFDMLKIGVGPSSSHTLGPWRAAEQWILQLKENNNFDLVDAIQVDLYGSLSLTGKGHATDLAIQLGLSGADPEYLPIENIATIIDDIKDKKVLSLNAEKEVPFYKESIVFNRAFLPFHANGITFRGFFNGDEVSTQTYFSIGGGFIVQENDHLEEEIEINKKNFPYPINRALQLEEYCEKENLLISDIVLLNELELNSTEHIDKELHRIWDTMLECMHTGCHTEGRLPGGLNVKRRAFDTHKKLIKDTSYTNPKEWLTAIRSTEVKFREILKWVSCFALSVNEVNAALGRVVTAPTNGSAGVIPAVLMYYMVIENHEADFSHVKKFLLTAGEIGSIFKKNATISAAMGGCQAEIGVSSAMAAAALTELLGGTAAQCLSAAEIAMEHHLGLTCDPIAGLVQVPCIERNSMGAIKAIHAAEIALETDPKEALVHLDSVIDTMWETAKDMNKNYKETSEGGLAVTVRIVDC
- the yaaA gene encoding peroxide stress protein YaaA yields the protein MKIIISPAKSLDFESKVPTSLHTQPRFLDKSEKLNKKLKTLSKKNLSELMKISDDLSALNYDRNQSWATPFTTENAKQAIYAFTGAVFQGIDVNSIEEEKIPLLQNNLRILSGLYGLLKPLDLIQPYRLEMGTRLKVGTKDNLYKFWDDTVANALNDELEDGELLVNLASTEYFKVIPKKVLKVPMITPVFKDFKNGEYKIVMTYAKKARGLMVRYIIDNNVKTIEDLKGFNIDKYRFSEELSSGNDLVFTR
- a CDS encoding DUF2652 domain-containing protein encodes the protein MGKSLLFLPDISGFTEFVQTTEVEHSQHVISELLEVLIAANTEELQLAEVEGDALFFYKENDVPSLERLLALSEHIFTAFYSHLKLLEKNRICPCSACSSAPKLQLKIIAHCGELQFLTVQNNRKPFGNEVIEAHRLMKNSVDSDNYVLFSKELANTIGLSGNYQSKLYKFEEGTDIYDGKQLDYLFSVIDNNNLKLRSFLTANKVVFNKPPSFILEKEFPVSAAELLETLTNYGYRSKWKEGVDEIIFNVNEVTRLGSEHVCVVNEKHLDFVVITKEVKPGQLVYGEMTKSPVPLDALYQFYIITPLSADRCKLVLETYLEAKSPLKKLAIFLIVKAVFKKNVAKGIDTLFELLSSKNAVSETMYVK